In Zingiber officinale cultivar Zhangliang chromosome 6A, Zo_v1.1, whole genome shotgun sequence, a single genomic region encodes these proteins:
- the LOC121996272 gene encoding uncharacterized protein LOC121996272, with protein sequence MDNFSAQDLSTIGGIATVSLLHSFIPTHWLPFSVVGRAQKWSLPRTLLVTVFGAVLHVISTSLLGITAITMANTIAGEETVHKLASLLLIVLGGSYILLFLLGKGGHTHSHNHPMEKMAVAGLILVPALSPCATTLPVFLAVGNSSSMMVLAIIVLLFSTITVMTSLVALSFFGASQLKFHWVERNDKLLVGSVLVLVGILTLIFHDHDHNTHSEGDHIHNRKLIVL encoded by the exons ATGGACAACTTCAGCGCGCAGGATCTTTCCACCATCGGAGGTATCGCCACGGTCTCACTGTTGCATTCCTTCATTCCTACCCACTGGCTTCCCTTCTCCGTGGTCGGCCGCGCCCAGAAATGGTCCCTCCCGCGCACTCTCCTCGTCA CTGTATTTGGAGCTGTTCTGCATGTGATTTCCACGTCACTGCTGGGGATTACTGCCATCACCATGGCTAACACCATTGCTGGCGAAGAGACTGTTCACAAGCTTGCTTCATTGCTGCTGATAGTTCTCGGAGGAAGCTATATTCTTCTTTTTTTGTTGGGCAAGGGAGGTCATACTCACTCTCACAACCATCCCATGGAGAAGATGGCTGTGGCTGGGCTTATTCTTGTACCTGCATTATCTCCTTGTGCCACAACTCTTCCAGTTTTCCTCGCCGTCGGCAACTCATCATCTATGATGGTTCTAGCTATCATTGTGCTCCTGTTTAG CACCATTACTGTCATGACATCACTGGTGGCCCTCTCATTTTTTGGCGCCAGCCAGCTCAAGTTTCACTGGGTGGAGCGAAATGACAAGCTCCTAGTCGGCTCTGTGCTCGTTCTGGTCGGAATACTTACCCTCATCTTCCACGATCATGACCACAATACACATTCAGAAGGTGACCACATTCATAACAGGAAGCTCATCGTGCTGTGA
- the LOC121996271 gene encoding uncharacterized protein LOC121996271 isoform X2, whose translation MALGWRHHALIQTLLSRGPMTEESFYSLFTGISGKNPATHRQVFNETLLKINKALAYVQFELRACCNQYDGKVNYSVVNNVVDEQSKLGSKYSVPQIAFYKGVIEAIVQGAASQGCISSIDALHVRLESQLQDGQSSQDNQQRVPAAFKSFTMSQKEKTLNDLMKDQWLCYIPDGKIGLGIRSFFDLRGWFRSNDIPSCEVCNEAGVKASICSSEACNVRIHYYCLKKKFSVQKGSKACPRCGTEWPQADLSELDLTDATEQIQAHSSASKRTKRSTRMKAEAVEAVQSHGGTQSEAPQVPVTRKRLRSYKAEPEPIEDEGSSQCAAPPRVRTRQSHKV comes from the exons ATGGCGCTTGGATGGAGGCACCACGCCCTTATCCAAACTTTGCTCTCTCGAGGCCCCATGACGGAAGAAAGCTTCTATTCGCTATTCACCGGCATTAGCGGCAAAAACCCAG CTACCCACCGTCAAGTATTTAATGAAACTCTTCTCAAGATCAACAAAGCACTTGCTTATGTGCAATTTGAGCTGCGAGCATGTTGTAACCAATATGATGGAAAGGTTAATTACAGTGTGGTGAACAATGTTGTTGATGAACAATCGAAGCTTGGGTCCAAGTATTCTGTTCCACAGATTGCATTCTATAAAGGGGTG ATAGAAGCAATTGTTCAGGGTGCAGCATCCCAAGGCTGCATAAGTAGCATTGATGCCCTTCATGTTCGCTTGGAAAGTCAG CTTCAGGATGGGCAGAGCTCACAGGATAATCAACAAAGAGTTCCTGCAGCATTCAAGAGTTTCACAATGTCTCAGAAGGAGAAGACTCTCAATGATCTCATGAAGGACCAGTGGTTATGCTACATACCTGATGGTAAAATAGGCCTTGGTATAAGATCATTCTTTGATCTTCGGGGTTGGTTTCGTAGCAATGATATTCCTTCATGTGAAGTCTGCAATGAAGCTGGTGTGAAG GCTTCCATCTGTTCCAGTGAAGCATGCAATGTTCGGATTCATTACTACTGCTTAAAGAAGAAATTTTCTGTGCAAAAG GGTTCAAAGGCTTGTCCTCGTTGTGGTACTGAATGGCCTCAAGCCGATCTGAGTGAGTTAGATCTTACAGATGCAACTGAACAAATTCAGGCGCATTCATCTGCGTCTAAGCGAACAAAGAGATCAACGCGCATGAAAGCCGAAGCAGTTGAGGCAGTTCAGTCCCATGGTGGAACTCAAAGTGAAGCACCTCAGGTTCCTGTAACAAGGAAGAGGCTTCGGAGCTACAAAGCCGAACCAGAGCCAATCGAAGACGAAGGCTCCTCCCAATGTGCGGCACCTCCAAGAGTTAGAACCCGTCAATCTCACAAAGTTTAG
- the LOC121996271 gene encoding uncharacterized protein LOC121996271 isoform X1, with protein sequence MALGWRHHALIQTLLSRGPMTEESFYSLFTGISGKNPATHRQVFNETLLKINKALAYVQFELRACCNQYDGKVNYSVVNNVVDEQSKLGSKYSVPQIAFYKGVIEAIVQGAASQGCISSIDALHVRLESQWFQLQDGQSSQDNQQRVPAAFKSFTMSQKEKTLNDLMKDQWLCYIPDGKIGLGIRSFFDLRGWFRSNDIPSCEVCNEAGVKASICSSEACNVRIHYYCLKKKFSVQKGSKACPRCGTEWPQADLSELDLTDATEQIQAHSSASKRTKRSTRMKAEAVEAVQSHGGTQSEAPQVPVTRKRLRSYKAEPEPIEDEGSSQCAAPPRVRTRQSHKV encoded by the exons ATGGCGCTTGGATGGAGGCACCACGCCCTTATCCAAACTTTGCTCTCTCGAGGCCCCATGACGGAAGAAAGCTTCTATTCGCTATTCACCGGCATTAGCGGCAAAAACCCAG CTACCCACCGTCAAGTATTTAATGAAACTCTTCTCAAGATCAACAAAGCACTTGCTTATGTGCAATTTGAGCTGCGAGCATGTTGTAACCAATATGATGGAAAGGTTAATTACAGTGTGGTGAACAATGTTGTTGATGAACAATCGAAGCTTGGGTCCAAGTATTCTGTTCCACAGATTGCATTCTATAAAGGGGTG ATAGAAGCAATTGTTCAGGGTGCAGCATCCCAAGGCTGCATAAGTAGCATTGATGCCCTTCATGTTCGCTTGGAAAGTCAG TGGTTTCAGCTTCAGGATGGGCAGAGCTCACAGGATAATCAACAAAGAGTTCCTGCAGCATTCAAGAGTTTCACAATGTCTCAGAAGGAGAAGACTCTCAATGATCTCATGAAGGACCAGTGGTTATGCTACATACCTGATGGTAAAATAGGCCTTGGTATAAGATCATTCTTTGATCTTCGGGGTTGGTTTCGTAGCAATGATATTCCTTCATGTGAAGTCTGCAATGAAGCTGGTGTGAAG GCTTCCATCTGTTCCAGTGAAGCATGCAATGTTCGGATTCATTACTACTGCTTAAAGAAGAAATTTTCTGTGCAAAAG GGTTCAAAGGCTTGTCCTCGTTGTGGTACTGAATGGCCTCAAGCCGATCTGAGTGAGTTAGATCTTACAGATGCAACTGAACAAATTCAGGCGCATTCATCTGCGTCTAAGCGAACAAAGAGATCAACGCGCATGAAAGCCGAAGCAGTTGAGGCAGTTCAGTCCCATGGTGGAACTCAAAGTGAAGCACCTCAGGTTCCTGTAACAAGGAAGAGGCTTCGGAGCTACAAAGCCGAACCAGAGCCAATCGAAGACGAAGGCTCCTCCCAATGTGCGGCACCTCCAAGAGTTAGAACCCGTCAATCTCACAAAGTTTAG
- the LOC121996271 gene encoding uncharacterized protein LOC121996271 isoform X3 translates to MALGWRHHALIQTLLSRGPMTEESFYSLFTGISGKNPATHRQVFNETLLKINKALAYVQFELRACCNQYDGKVNYSVVNNVVDEQSKLGSKYSVPQIAFYKGVIEAIVQGAASQGCISSIDALHVRLESQDGQSSQDNQQRVPAAFKSFTMSQKEKTLNDLMKDQWLCYIPDGKIGLGIRSFFDLRGWFRSNDIPSCEVCNEAGVKASICSSEACNVRIHYYCLKKKFSVQKGSKACPRCGTEWPQADLSELDLTDATEQIQAHSSASKRTKRSTRMKAEAVEAVQSHGGTQSEAPQVPVTRKRLRSYKAEPEPIEDEGSSQCAAPPRVRTRQSHKV, encoded by the exons ATGGCGCTTGGATGGAGGCACCACGCCCTTATCCAAACTTTGCTCTCTCGAGGCCCCATGACGGAAGAAAGCTTCTATTCGCTATTCACCGGCATTAGCGGCAAAAACCCAG CTACCCACCGTCAAGTATTTAATGAAACTCTTCTCAAGATCAACAAAGCACTTGCTTATGTGCAATTTGAGCTGCGAGCATGTTGTAACCAATATGATGGAAAGGTTAATTACAGTGTGGTGAACAATGTTGTTGATGAACAATCGAAGCTTGGGTCCAAGTATTCTGTTCCACAGATTGCATTCTATAAAGGGGTG ATAGAAGCAATTGTTCAGGGTGCAGCATCCCAAGGCTGCATAAGTAGCATTGATGCCCTTCATGTTCGCTTGGAAAGTCAG GATGGGCAGAGCTCACAGGATAATCAACAAAGAGTTCCTGCAGCATTCAAGAGTTTCACAATGTCTCAGAAGGAGAAGACTCTCAATGATCTCATGAAGGACCAGTGGTTATGCTACATACCTGATGGTAAAATAGGCCTTGGTATAAGATCATTCTTTGATCTTCGGGGTTGGTTTCGTAGCAATGATATTCCTTCATGTGAAGTCTGCAATGAAGCTGGTGTGAAG GCTTCCATCTGTTCCAGTGAAGCATGCAATGTTCGGATTCATTACTACTGCTTAAAGAAGAAATTTTCTGTGCAAAAG GGTTCAAAGGCTTGTCCTCGTTGTGGTACTGAATGGCCTCAAGCCGATCTGAGTGAGTTAGATCTTACAGATGCAACTGAACAAATTCAGGCGCATTCATCTGCGTCTAAGCGAACAAAGAGATCAACGCGCATGAAAGCCGAAGCAGTTGAGGCAGTTCAGTCCCATGGTGGAACTCAAAGTGAAGCACCTCAGGTTCCTGTAACAAGGAAGAGGCTTCGGAGCTACAAAGCCGAACCAGAGCCAATCGAAGACGAAGGCTCCTCCCAATGTGCGGCACCTCCAAGAGTTAGAACCCGTCAATCTCACAAAGTTTAG
- the LOC121996273 gene encoding F-box protein At4g18380-like isoform X2, with protein sequence MDLNGHGFRHRNSNFLKLILNALLKSDFHNLHSTKGSNKPVFLLLSHHSLAQVLKDFTHVRNLQIELPSGDAGTEEGVLLKWRAVFGSSLQKCVILRGTSVDLKPVSELEASLEDSGSIPESICTNGALKSRVVWTMISSLIAASTRHYLLQPIIMNHPTLKSLVLTDGDGQGTLSMGEGQLKEFRENPPSASSNRTEVPAANMEMKYAPYLELPCGMALRGTTLVTIKPSSDGNTASSSRAETDAYISGSFDNPFKTAVKALMKRRTHLLEMKGF encoded by the exons ATGGATCTTAATGGTCATGGATTCAG ACATAGGAACTCCAACTTCCTAAAACTGATCCTCAATGCCCTCCTGAAGTCCGACTTCCACAACCTTCATAGCACCAAAGGAAGTAACAAGCCTGTCTTTCTGCTGCTCTCTCATCACTCCCTTGCACAAGTTCTCAAGGATTTCACCCATGTCCGCAACCTCCAGATTGAACTCCCTTCGGGCGATGCTGGAACTGAAGAAGGGGTTCTTCTTAAATGGAGAGCTGTGTTTGGGAGTAGTCTTCAGAAATGCGTGATCTTGAGAGGTACAAGTGTTGATCTAAAGCCTGTCTCTGAGCTTGAAGCGTCTTTAGAAGACAGCGGAAGTATTCCCGAATCAATCTGCACTAATGGGGCACTAAAGAGTCGAGTCGTATGGACAATGATCAGCTCCCTCATTGCTGCTTCCACAAGGCATTATCTTCTCCAACCAATTATTATGAACCATCCCACTTTGAAGAGCTTGGTCTTGACTGATGGGGACGGGCAAGGAACCCTGAGCATGGGTGAAGGGCAACTGAAGGAATTCAGGGAGAATCCACCGTCAGCATCTTCAAACAGGACAGAAGTTCCGGCAGCAAACATGGAGATGAAATATGCCCCCTACTTGGAGCTCCCATGTGGGATGGCATTGCGAGGCACGACCCTAGTTACAATCAAGCCATCTTCTGATGGAAACACTGCTAGCAGCAGTAGGGCTGAGACTGATGCCTACATTTCTGGATCATTTGATAACCCATTCAAGACTGCAGTCAAGGCATTGATGAAGCGAAGGACACACCTTTTGGAAATGAAAGGCTTCTAG
- the LOC121996273 gene encoding F-box protein At4g18380-like isoform X1: MHPKGRILADPSSHLDHFDLLPDSVALLIFNKPADVRSLGRCSAVCRRFNSLVFLVQDVYIKIDCVVTVDGDFDDDPFRPTFRRHRNSNFLKLILNALLKSDFHNLHSTKGSNKPVFLLLSHHSLAQVLKDFTHVRNLQIELPSGDAGTEEGVLLKWRAVFGSSLQKCVILRGTSVDLKPVSELEASLEDSGSIPESICTNGALKSRVVWTMISSLIAASTRHYLLQPIIMNHPTLKSLVLTDGDGQGTLSMGEGQLKEFRENPPSASSNRTEVPAANMEMKYAPYLELPCGMALRGTTLVTIKPSSDGNTASSSRAETDAYISGSFDNPFKTAVKALMKRRTHLLEMKGF, from the coding sequence ATGCATCCAAAAGGAAGAATCTTGGCTGACCCTTCTTCTCATCTGGATCATTTCGATCTCCTTCCTGACTCCGTTGCCCTCCTAATCTTTAACAAGCCTGCAGATGTCCGATCACTTGGCCGCTGCTCAGCTGTTTGCAGGCGGTTCAATTCCCTTGTGTTTTTGGTCCAAGATGTCTATATTAAGATCGACTGTGTGGTCACTGTTGATGGTGATTTTGATGATGATCCATTTCGCCCTACCTTTCGCAGACATAGGAACTCCAACTTCCTAAAACTGATCCTCAATGCCCTCCTGAAGTCCGACTTCCACAACCTTCATAGCACCAAAGGAAGTAACAAGCCTGTCTTTCTGCTGCTCTCTCATCACTCCCTTGCACAAGTTCTCAAGGATTTCACCCATGTCCGCAACCTCCAGATTGAACTCCCTTCGGGCGATGCTGGAACTGAAGAAGGGGTTCTTCTTAAATGGAGAGCTGTGTTTGGGAGTAGTCTTCAGAAATGCGTGATCTTGAGAGGTACAAGTGTTGATCTAAAGCCTGTCTCTGAGCTTGAAGCGTCTTTAGAAGACAGCGGAAGTATTCCCGAATCAATCTGCACTAATGGGGCACTAAAGAGTCGAGTCGTATGGACAATGATCAGCTCCCTCATTGCTGCTTCCACAAGGCATTATCTTCTCCAACCAATTATTATGAACCATCCCACTTTGAAGAGCTTGGTCTTGACTGATGGGGACGGGCAAGGAACCCTGAGCATGGGTGAAGGGCAACTGAAGGAATTCAGGGAGAATCCACCGTCAGCATCTTCAAACAGGACAGAAGTTCCGGCAGCAAACATGGAGATGAAATATGCCCCCTACTTGGAGCTCCCATGTGGGATGGCATTGCGAGGCACGACCCTAGTTACAATCAAGCCATCTTCTGATGGAAACACTGCTAGCAGCAGTAGGGCTGAGACTGATGCCTACATTTCTGGATCATTTGATAACCCATTCAAGACTGCAGTCAAGGCATTGATGAAGCGAAGGACACACCTTTTGGAAATGAAAGGCTTCTAG